One window of Cygnus olor isolate bCygOlo1 chromosome 28, bCygOlo1.pri.v2, whole genome shotgun sequence genomic DNA carries:
- the ZNF687 gene encoding zinc finger protein 687, with product MGDMKTPDFDDLLAAFDIPDIDTNEAIHSSHEEADAHIKQVPGEPGPPDHVLPHTDITAVSVIVKNTVCPEQLDALDGRSKDGHVIGPRLLQNGFGATEMPRSPTSRSVEAVASSNGECWVKEKGPKPLDIFSHFSPDPNEDNAANLIDRPRECKPKEKSLAVPSLSPSPTPSLDCKEPMGESTENLPPAFPQPFETSQAGGASGSPPAVPCIKKEESDSEEVGREASPKGLAAALGDSPLEHLKSVTVRYSTGDSPIASWPGSDPNLDSSTSNLPEVKRSPTSPREPFFKPSSPMVQSPRLPPSPKQLDDIALKEEQEALEKSMGSPQSMSSAEEEEEEDDNNNDSPSSNSSRPLKVRIKTIKTSCGSITRTVTRVSSDSEPGSTKGTAEQSSQEPSLEGISFSGSAEKEDGIVLEVPKEKMDLSSPLKTIEGPKIVSVQLGNGTKIKGTVLPVSTIQNASSAMLIAASVAQQKSVVLPSKTGKAVAKNIINLVPQTLPKADTRTNVSTVTQTTTITTTANQKVNGTTVVMVQPQKPSPTIAGTVISRSQSSLVEAFNKILNSKNLLPTYKPNLNPPADASLTLPPFGYRCLECGDSFALEKSLARHYDRRSMRIEVTCNHCTKRLVFFNKCSLLLHAREHKDKGLVMQCSHLVMRPIALDQMIGQPDITPLVSVTSFPAGKVAGVAQDALAAANGAPDLPILPLSSGLEQTNYSCFRCLECKEQCKDKAGLAAHFQQTVTTGTTSSTVCTTCPMIMSNRCSFNAHQRMHKNRPPHVCPECGGNFLLANFETHLKEACLHFSRRVGYRCPSCAVVFGGVNSIKSHIQTSHCEVFHKCPICPMAFKSAPSAHAHVYTQHPGFSNQQSKMIYKCAMCDTVFTHKPLLSSHFDQHLLNQRVSVFKCPDCPLLFAQKRTMLEHLKNTHQPQKPKDDLAKKAAVLLTPKQEPVETPVSKISEESSSSTEEDEPPSSPELRKTKRSRFQRKTVNKSKGSGWTCGVCHSWFPERDEYVSHMKKDHGKSVKKFPCHLCERSFCSAPSLRRHVRVNHEGIKRVYPCRYCTEGKRTFSSRLILEKHIQVRHGIKVTDQTKSQEVVIARIGTGPTQVSSRKRKLSSDEGDSCSEEPDSTTPPSKNPKGDRKAPFRCRKCGYLASSSADFQEHIPQHRTDESSHQCRECGLCFTSQVSLNRHRFITHKKKKGAGEMEEPGPRSPLEGGAQHMADGKLSCKVCGRCFDSQLNLKTHFRTHGMAFIRARQNASPEN from the exons ATGGGTGACATGAAAACTCCAGATTTTGACGACCTTCTGGCAGCTTTTGACATTCCTGACATCGACACGAACGAGGCCATTCACTCCAGCCATGAGGAGGCTGACGCTCACATCAAGCAGGTCCCTGGGGAGCCGGGGCCCCCTGACCACGTCCTCCCGCACACGGACATCACCGCGGTCAGCGTGATCGTCAAGAACACCGTCTGCCCCGAGCAGCTTGATGCCCTGGATGGGCGCAGTAAAGACGGGCACGTCATCGGGCCCCGCTTGCTGCAGAATGGCTTTGGGGCCACCGAGATGCCCAGGTCCCCCACCTCCAGGTCCGTGGAAGCTGTGGCATCCTCCAATGGGGAGTGTTGGGTGAAAGAAAAAGGTCCCAAACCCCTGGATATCTTCTCCCATTTTAGTCCTGATCCCAACGAAGACAACGCTGCCAACCTGATCGACAGACCTCGAGAGTGCAAGCCAAAGGAGAAGTCCCTCGCCGTGCCCTCCCTCTCCCCGTCGCCCACCCCATCGCTGGACTGCAAGGAGCCCATGGGAGAGAGCACCGAGAACCTGCCCCCGGCTTTCCCGCAGCCCTTTGAAACCAGCCAGGCAGGGGGTGCAAGCGGGTCCCCTCCTGCAGTTCCCTGCATCAAAAAAGAGGAGTCTGACTCAGAGGAGGTGGGCCGCGAAGCCAGCCCAAAGGGtttggctgcagccctgggtgACAGTCCCTTGGAGCACTTGAAATCGGTCACTGTTCGCTACTCCACAGGTGATTCTCCCATTGCATCGTGGCCCGGTTCCGACCCAAACCTCgacagcagcaccagcaacCTTCCTGAAGTGAAGCGCTCGCCCACCAGCCCCCGGGAGCCGTTCTTCAAGCCTTCGTCACCCATGGTGCAGAGCCCCAGACTGCCCCCTTCTCCGAAGCAGCTGGATGACATCGCCCTCAAGGAAGAGCAGGAGGCTCTGGAGAAGTCGATGGGAAGTCCACAGAGTATGTCTAgtgctgaggaagaggaggaagaggacgACAACAACAACGATTCCCCTTCTTCCAATTCCTCGCGGCCCCTGAAAGTGCGGATTAAAACCATCAAAACGTCCTGCGGCAGCATCACCAGGACGGTGACCAGGGTCTCATCAGACTCAGAGCCAGGCTCCACCAAGGGGACGGCTGAGCAGAGCTCTCAGGAGCCCTCTCTTGAGGGTATCAGCTTTTCGGGTTCAGCAGAGAAAGAGGACGGGATCGTGCTGGAGGTGCCCAAGGAGAAGATGGATCTCTCCAGCCCCTTGAAAACCATCGAGGGGCCAAAAATTGTCAGCGTTCAGCTTGGCAACGGCACCAAGATCAAAGGGACCGTCCTGCCGGTCTCCACCATCCAGAACGCCAGCAGTGCCATGCTGATTGCTGCCAGCGTCGCTCAGCAGAAATCCGTGGTGCTGCCGTCCAAGACGGGCAAAGCCGTGGCCAAGAACATCATCAACCTGGTGCCACAGACCCTGCCCAAAGCCGACACGCGGACCAACGTCAGCACCGTGACGCAgaccaccaccatcaccaccacggCCAACCAGAAGGTCAACGGCACCACAGTCGTGATGGTGCAGCCGCAGAAACCTTCCCCTACCATCGCGGGCACGGTCATTTCCAGGAGCCAGTCCAGCCTCGTGGAAGCCTTTAACAAGATTCTCAACAGCAAAAACCTCTTGCCAACGTACAAGCCCAACCTGAATCCCCCAGCCGATGCGAGCCTCACCCTGCCTCCGTTCGGTTACCGCTGCCTGGAGTGCGGGGACTCCTTCGCCCTGGAGAAGAGCTTGGCTCGCCACTATGACCGGCGAAGCATGCGCATCGAGGTAACCTGCAACCACTGCACCAAACGCCTCGTGTTCTTCAACAAGTGCAGTTTGCTCCTGCACGCCCGGGAGCACAAGGACAAAGGGCTGGTGATGCAGTGCTCCCACCTGGTGATGAGGCCCATCGCTTTGGATCAGATGATCGGGCAGCCGGACATCACCCCCCTGGTCTCGGtcacctccttccctgctggcaAAGTGGCCGGCGTGGCTCAGGACGCCTTGGCCGCGGCCAACGGGGCTCCGGACCTCCCCATCCTGCCTCTGAGCAGCGGCTTGGAGCAGACCAACTACAGCTGCTTCAGGTGCCTGGAGTGCAAAGAGCAGTGCAAAGACAAGGCCGGGCTGGCCGCGCATTTCCAGCAGACGGTGACCACGGGGACGACCAGCAGCACG GTTTGCACGACGTGCCCCATGATCATGTCCAACCGCTGCAGCTTCAACGCCCATCAGCGGATGCACAAAAACCGGCCTCCCCACGTCTGCCCCGAGTGCGGGGGGAATTTCCTCCTCGCCAACTTCGAGACCCACCTGAAGGAGGCCTGCCTGCACTTCTCCCGGAGGGTGGGGTACAG ATGTCCCAGCTGCGCTGTGGTGTTCGGCGGGGTCAACTCCATCAAGTCCCACATCCAGACCTCCCACTGCGAGGTGTTTCACAAGTGCCCCATCTGTCCCATGGCGTTCAAGTCAGCCCCCAGCGCCCACGCGCACGTTTACACGCAGCACCCTGGCTTCAGCAACCAGCAGTCCAA AATGATTTACAAGTGTGCAATGTGCGACACGGTCTTCACCCACAAGCCCCTGCTCTCTTCCCACTTTGACCAGCATTTGCTCAACCAGCGGGTCAGCGTCTTCAAGTGTCCGGACTGCCCGCTGCTCTTTGCCCAGAAGCGCACCATGCTGGAGCACCTCAAG AACACTCATCAGCCCCAAAAACCCAAGGACGACCTGGCAAAGAAGGCGGCTGTCCTGCTCACACCAAAGCAGGAACCTGTCGAAACCCCCGTGTCCAAGATTTCGGAGGAGTCATCGTCCTCCACAGAGGAGGATGAGCCTCCCAGCTCACCAGAGCTGCGCAAGACAAAGCGGAGCCGCTTCCAGCGCAAGACAGTCAACAAGTCGAAGGGCAGCGGGTGGACGTGCGGGGTTTGCCACTCCTGGTTCCCAGAGCGTGATGAATACGTCTCCCACATGAAGAAGGATCATGGCAAG TCGGTGAAGAAGTTCCCGTGCCACCTGTGTGAGCGTTcgttctgctctgctcccagcctccgGAGACACGTGCGCGTGAATCACGAAGGGATCAAGCGCGTCTATCCCTGCCG GTACTGCACAGAGGGCAAGCGGACCTTCAGCAGCAGGCTCATCCTGGAGAAGCACATCCAGGTGCGACATGGGATCAAGGTGACCGACCAGACAAAGAGCCAGGAGGTCGTTATCGCCCGGATAGGGACTGGCCCTACGCAG GTGTCCAGCCGGAAGCGGAAGCTGTCCTCGGACGAGGGTGACTCGTGCAGTGAGGAGCCTGACAGCACTACGCCTCCCTCCAAAAACCCCAAGGGCGACCGCAAGGCGCCCTTCCGGTGTCGCAAGTGCGGCTACCTcgccagcagctcagctgacTTCCAGGAACACATTCCCCAGCACCGGACTGACGAGAGCTCCCACCAGTGCCGGGAGTGCGGGCTCTGCTTCACCTCCCAGGTCTCCCTCAACCGCCACCGCTTCATCACCCACAAGAAGAAGAAGGGAGCGGGCGAGATGGAGGAGCCGGGGCCCCGGAGCCCCCTTGAAGGAGGTGCCCAGCACATGGCCGACGGCAAGCTGTCCTGCAAGGTGTGTGGCCGCTGCTTTGACAGTCAGCTGAACCTCAAGACACACTTCCGCACCCACGGCATGGCCTTCATCCGTGCGAGGCAGAATGCAAGCCCTGAAAACTAG